From Daucus carota subsp. sativus chromosome 6, DH1 v3.0, whole genome shotgun sequence, the proteins below share one genomic window:
- the LOC108224917 gene encoding bifunctional nuclease 1 isoform X2 has protein sequence MSSVQGHVIFPVAVRAKQTKVHTPPANGLSRKCKFSSRFWGVKGVTCRKTNVGNRLKLHTAKVVMCSFSSSSDGNGSMAENSNENAEYVNCTVTDAVEVKGSPDGFMIKMSNGQQLRCAHNNDEAKTPTNFSPHPAIVLKMEDGTGLLLPVIVLEMQSALLMVALKDVKVARPTMYEVVMQMIERMGYTVPIQVNKNLVYRDGMRVIETTSIFHGPLSDGIVSTELDPKLDRPSGQPCLETEEFNLLRNMWVAAAEERYDDAAEWREKLSEFRSNMNEA, from the exons ATGAGTTCTGTCCAGGGACACGTCATCTTCCCTGTCGCGGTCCGTGCAAAACAAACTAAAGTCCACACACCGCCTGCCAATGGTCTCTCAAGGAAGTGTAAATTTTCAAGTAGATTCTGGGGTGTGAAAGGAGTAACTTGCAGGAAGACTAATGTAGGTAATCGGCTAAAATTGCATACTGCCAAGGTGGTAATGTGTAGTTTCAGCTCATCGTCCGATGGTAATGGTAGCATGGCTGAGAATTCTAATGAGAATGCGGAATATGTGAATTGCACTGTCACTGATGCTG TTGAGGTGAAGGGTAGTCCAGACGGTTTCATGATCAAAATGAGCAATGGCCAGCAACTAAGATGTGCCCATAACAATGATGAGGCCAAAACTCCAACTAATTTCTCACCTCACCCTGCAATTGTACTAAAGATGGAAGATGGGACTGGTCTTCTCCTTCCCGTTATCGTTT TGGAGATGCAGAGTGCATTGCTCATGGTAGCACTGAAAGATGTCAAAGTT GCAAGGCCTACCATGTATGAAGTTGTGATGCAAATGATTGAAAGAATGGGTTATACG GTACCAATTCAGGTCAACAAAAATTTGGTTTACAGAGATGGAATGAGAGTTATCGAGACTACTAGTATATTTCATGGCCCTCTATCAGATGGCATCGTGTCTACAGAATTAGACCCAAAATTAGACAG GCCCAGTGGCCAACCGTGTCTTGAAACCGAGGAATTTAATCTTTTGCGCAACATGTGGGTTGCCGCTGCTGAAGAGCGTTATGATGACGCAG CTGAGTGGAGGGAGAAATTAAGCGAATTCCGGTCGAATATGAATGAGGCTTAG
- the LOC108224917 gene encoding bifunctional nuclease 1 isoform X1, translating into MSSVQGHVIFPVAVRAKQTKVHTPPANGLSRKCKFSSRFWGVKGVTCRKTNVGNRLKLHTAKVVMCSFSSSSDGNGSMAENSNENAEYVNCTVTDAVEVKGSPDGFMIKMSNGQQLRCAHNNDEAKTPTNFSPHPAIVLKMEDGTGLLLPVIVLEMQSALLMVALKDVKVARPTMYEVVMQMIERMGYTPKIVRITERVNEAYFSQLYLTKLGDETQNISVDLRPSDALNIAVRCKVPIQVNKNLVYRDGMRVIETTSIFHGPLSDGIVSTELDPKLDRPSGQPCLETEEFNLLRNMWVAAAEERYDDAAEWREKLSEFRSNMNEA; encoded by the exons ATGAGTTCTGTCCAGGGACACGTCATCTTCCCTGTCGCGGTCCGTGCAAAACAAACTAAAGTCCACACACCGCCTGCCAATGGTCTCTCAAGGAAGTGTAAATTTTCAAGTAGATTCTGGGGTGTGAAAGGAGTAACTTGCAGGAAGACTAATGTAGGTAATCGGCTAAAATTGCATACTGCCAAGGTGGTAATGTGTAGTTTCAGCTCATCGTCCGATGGTAATGGTAGCATGGCTGAGAATTCTAATGAGAATGCGGAATATGTGAATTGCACTGTCACTGATGCTG TTGAGGTGAAGGGTAGTCCAGACGGTTTCATGATCAAAATGAGCAATGGCCAGCAACTAAGATGTGCCCATAACAATGATGAGGCCAAAACTCCAACTAATTTCTCACCTCACCCTGCAATTGTACTAAAGATGGAAGATGGGACTGGTCTTCTCCTTCCCGTTATCGTTT TGGAGATGCAGAGTGCATTGCTCATGGTAGCACTGAAAGATGTCAAAGTT GCAAGGCCTACCATGTATGAAGTTGTGATGCAAATGATTGAAAGAATGGGTTATACG CCGAAAATTGTTCGTATCACAGAGAGAGTAAATGAAGCATATTTTTCACAGTTATACCTAACAAAG TTGGGAGACGAAACGCAGAACATTAGCGTTGACTTGAGACCCTCTGACGCACTTAATATTGCTGTAAGATGCAAG GTACCAATTCAGGTCAACAAAAATTTGGTTTACAGAGATGGAATGAGAGTTATCGAGACTACTAGTATATTTCATGGCCCTCTATCAGATGGCATCGTGTCTACAGAATTAGACCCAAAATTAGACAG GCCCAGTGGCCAACCGTGTCTTGAAACCGAGGAATTTAATCTTTTGCGCAACATGTGGGTTGCCGCTGCTGAAGAGCGTTATGATGACGCAG CTGAGTGGAGGGAGAAATTAAGCGAATTCCGGTCGAATATGAATGAGGCTTAG